The Elaeis guineensis isolate ETL-2024a chromosome 11, EG11, whole genome shotgun sequence genomic interval TATTACGGCCTCTTTTTTTCTGAGGAGTGAGGTATTATGGCCTTTTATCGAAGATTTTGTACTTTGTATTTGGATGACATACTGATTATCATAATAGCTGGGTGGACATGGACAACACATCATAAAAGTCTTTAAAGGATTACAAAAAAAATCAGCTAAGGTTGAGATTACGGCAAACAGTTAAATTACAAGCATTTGTCAAACTATTTGGATAAGTTATACGAAAATCTGTTTTTTCTATCAGCATAAACAAACTTTGGTATAGTTGCATGTAAGAGATTATAATCTTATGGTACAAGATAATTGTTTTCCTAGAAAGAGATAAGAGTACATCGGGTTCTCTTAAAGGCAGTTTCTATGACAAAATAAACTGCAAATTTGGAAATGAAGACACAGAGAAAACTGTAAGATGGCTGGTCTTGCAAATTGATTGGAAGAATTGATTCTTGGTGTCACTTTCTCATGAActacatataaaaaattacagACAACTACCATAGCTACTGAAGGCCATATAAATGTTCTGACATAATGACAAGACAATGTAAAGAAAACATTATGTTGATATAAGGTACAAACAATTACCAGGAGTCTTgtatctatcttctttccttgCACCAAGGCTCCTTTGGAACAACAAAATGCTTAGAGACAGCAAAGTTGCATTTAAGGGTGATGAGAGTTGCCCGAAACTTTCAACCAATGTCGAATAGATGCACAAGGGAAGTACTGACTTTTGAAAGCATAGTCTCAGGAGTTAGTAAATTGAGCACCCTGGCTGCTCCTTACAGTTTCAATTTACTTAGTTCAATCTTTTTCACTGGGTATGTATATGCCTCATAGTTTATTTGTTGGCCAAGGGAGCTCAGTTTTGTGAGGGTTGTTATTAGGTCAACCTGCAATGAAAGGGCAAAAAATAAAAGCACGGATAAGCATGCAATGGTTGAGTTGTAGAGAAACATATTAAGTGCAGTGGTTAAGAGTAAGAGGATCCTTTAGCTGAGCAAGCACCATTCAAATGTGAGCAGCCTTTAAGAGCATGTTTGGTTGGAGAGAGTTGGGCTCTGGGATGGTAATGGGAATAAGTCCCATTGCGGCCATTTTTGTTAGAGGAAGTCCCATTCCTATTCCAAATCTGGAGCAATGGGAATGCATCAACCCAATCCCAACTCTCCCATAGTGTTCAAATCCTATTCCAATTCTAATCTCGATTATAGTCATGAACCaaatatgttggaaaatatggCCATTCCATCTCCCATTTTACTCCATTTTGATTCCATTCATGAACCAAATGCACCCTAGATTCATTTGGAAGTTAACAAATGGCTCCAACAAAGTTATGGTTTAACATCATCAAATGGGCCATCATATATTGCAGTTGTTCAATGAAGCTTTTCTGTCTAATACAGGACTTCATCAAAGAGAAGCAAAATTCCAAAACAAAGGACGCTGGAAGGTGACTTTGTAAGAAATTATTTCCTGGAAATAGCATTGTTTGGCAAAGCTGAGAGTGGACCAAAGTCTTGCTTAACAGAACAAACCATTGTCTTATTATTGATGGTGGTCGGAGTTGTGAGACAGTACAAAGTATAAAATTAGGATCTTCTAAACCAAATAAATGGAATTGGGCACTGTTTACGCCACAACAAGAAAAAACAATGCAAGAGACAAGCATGCGATTTAATATCAGAGATAAATTCAATATTTACTTAGGGAAATGGGTTTGATCGGATGAGGCAGTTGCAGCTTTTTTTGAGATATTAGAACATCTGCGGTTATTGTGTCTCTGCGTGTGTGGGTGTATATAAATTGTCCTTGAAAAAGATTTAAGTAGAAGtatcaatatctccaaatataaaATGTCATCAAGTGTGTGATAATTAGCAGGTCTCACCTCATAATCAGTTTGTGACACAGTCTCTCGGCTACGCTGATACTTTTCAACCCATGGAAGAACTTCTGGATCTGATGCCAAAAGGCTCTCTGTAGCCAATTGATCAGGACCCAGAAATGCAGACATAACAGCAAGCTGCAAATAATTAACCTCACTGTTACAACAATGAATAGTAACTTTACAAAACTGCTGTAGGTTTAGGAAAAATTCAGGACATTTCCAATGATAATGTGCATGATATATGTCGAGGGAAAAGAGCATTGCATGAATGCAAAATATTGAGATTGATATGTGAAATAAGCTTAAACGATGacatgcatgctttatgaatacTGAACCTGAAGAAAAGTGTGCACAAATTTTCTGGAGAATATCCTAAACAATCTATATGATGTTATTGTTTTATAGAAAAATAGTTATTAAAAATGCAGGCCCTATTGAATGACAAAATTTACAAGCCAAAAACTACATGACTTTCCCTGTTTGATCCTCTTGGATTTAGTTCGAGTGTCTCTCAAGTTCATTGTTGGATACATGGAAAATTGTTGGGCATATAAAACAGTAAAATTaactctttaattttttgaaaatgtCGCATAAGCTGCATATTGTGGGGGGTGACTCCAATGTAATCCAGGCTCAAAGCAACAACATAGTGGATGGTACAAAGAGATTATGAATTGGCCTGCTgaaattatgaaatagatatgcTTTTATGTATTTTAGCTAAACAAATCAATTAGGTGACTATTAATGGAAAATAATTACCTGGCGAGGACCAAATCCAATAGCAGAGAATTTGTCTTTCATTTCCTGGACAGAAGCCTTATCCCACCGAGGAATCCTTCCTTCTGGATCAGGATCTTGAGCATCATTTCGCCCAAATTGTTTGTCAAACAAGCCCCACTATTGATGTGGAAAAAAAGATGCAAATATGTCACTGACATAAGCTTACTTTGATAACCATATACTGCTACTAGCTGGAAAGCATACTTTCATATACTCTTAAAATAATGTGCTTCATGCACACAGATGCAAGACCAACTTGATGATCTAAATATTTGGTAAGATTTGCAGGTTCATGTAAAAGAACAGTAAGGACCCATAGATGGCATAGGAAATAAATGAACACATAGTACAAAGCTTTGAACTCTAGCATTGATGTGCATGAGCTCAGCATATTTTCCAAGAAATGCAGTTAACTGAAAAAATGATTCCTTAAATCAGTTCCAGCCTAGAGATGCAACTAAATATGATGTCTCTAACTGCATTTCACTATAACTGCTTACAGCAGTAAATGGCTTAGTGCTGCAACATGGTAattcaacatatatatatatatatatatatatatatatatataatgtcaaTTGAAGAGAAAGTCGCATATTCTCGCACCCAAACTTCAGCCATATCATTTTCACATCAGTCAGGAACTCAACAATGTTATCTTCTGTGCATCAGTATATTTAGATGATGAATAACTTGTGACAAAATTTGTATCCCAAGTCACCCCGCTGGCAAGgtcagaaatttaaaaaattgtatcataacatatgaaTGAGAACATAAAAATTACTGTATTGTACCCATGACAAGATGATTTGGTACCATCACACTATAACAAATGAGTTGACTTTTAAGTATGTCTCATCAATACTGTTGATACGATCACTAGAGATACTAGTTGAAAAGATTTGGCATTAAGTTGGAAAAAcaaaataatatgattaatattaTACGACAAACTTATATATATGCAGGATCAGTCTAGAAACAGACCTGTCCATTTGAACCATATGCTGTATATAATAATCTCCCCTTCTCTTCGTTCCCACCACATTTGCGGATTGCAGAATCAAGAAAGGTTTTCTTTACAGCTGCTTGTGCTGTTCCAGAAAGATGTCTTAGACTAATTGAATTGTATTTCTAAATTCACATAAATTTCCAAGGAGTCAGTAAACAATATGCTAAACTTACACTTAAAACCTACTACTCTGGCAGAGTGATAACTTATAACAGAACAGTAACTGTTTTTGTGGTTTTGTTTACTGTCTTCAAAATGAGTAATACTGCCTGCAGCTAAAGCTTCTAGTCCCCATAACTCTCCAGTCTCAAATAGGCCAGACAATTCAAGTGCTATACATCAGCAGAGGTTGGGTTCATATACCATGGAAGTGATGCAAAATAGGCAGATCTAATACAAATGGTGTTACAATAAGCAATGCCTTCTCAGCAAAAATTGGGTGAAACTTTGGACACAAATAACAGAAACAAATTAGATtattgaaagaaatatttttGGCAAATTGTTGTATGCTTTGTAAACAAGAAATCAACTCTTACTGCTATAGTGAGAACATTTTCTCTCTTAAAAAGAAAAAGTTAATCCATGACAGTAATGTTGGCCTCAAATATAATTATCCTTTTGCTTTGCATGAATGTAAGACAAGGCCATGTGACCTTTGGGGAAGCCTAGAAACATAGAATTTGCAAAAATATCTAGAAAGCTTCAGTGTTGACAGATCGCTCCCTCTATATGCGCAGGTGAACCATATTGACATCCATGCAAAGTATGcaaatgattgatcttttgattattattataatCAGACTTCCCAAAATTCAAAGGTCTCAGTGTGAATGAAACACTCTAAATCTGAACAAGTCATGAACAGAATTGTTTAAGCTTTAAgaagagtatattactgcaattGATGTCATACTAGCACTAATAGAATTTTGAAGATTTAATATCCAATTCTGCAATTGTAAATGCTCCAGAACTGGTGAAGGAATGCAATGGAAATTCCTTGGCCTGCTACATATGTTGATTGTTTGTGGCATCTAAGCTCCCCTACATGTTTATCTGGGCCCATTAATTGTTTTTACCAAACCATAGTTTCAATTCTGCCCTTGCAccataaaatgaatttcttttgCATGGTGATCAAAAGGAGACAAGATTCTGAGAAAATAATTGCAAGGTTGGACCATCAAAATTTCTCCACTTTTGTCTGTAGCAACAAATCTCCAAGGCCATCAATATGCAAGATTATCATATCAGCTACAACATATCAAATAGTTTACTTTGCCATCGGAGAGGACAACTCTACAAGGATTATACTGAAATAAGTACTAACTAACGCTCTTTAAAATGTTTTTATACTAATCCTCACAAAAAGACCAAATGTGAACTCTAAATTAATTTCTACAGCACAAAGATATAACTTACCTGCAAACTGGATGAGGTCTGCAAATGAAATAGGCCCTCCCTTGGAGTAAGAATCTATGTCCCTTTTTGCTTCCACTAGGAGATTCAAAGCAGCAGAAAGCCCACTATTTTCAGGTCTGCTGATTTCCGGACTTTGttttgaagtaaaaaaaaaaaaaaaagaggaaagaaaaaaaaactggTTTAATTATCTTCAGTAACTGTACCTCACTAGGATAAGACCTAGAATGAAGTACTTTAGACTCCCAAGCATGTGCAGTTCGTACCTTAAACTGATTGATCCATTTGGACCCCCAGATTTTGTAGCCTACAGACTTGGTTTTAAGAAATCAGTCCTTTCCAGAAATACACTTGAAGCATTTGGAAGAAAAAACCCATTTCTTGGATCAGTAAAGTATGGTAATCTTACCTTGTCATATGTCATGGCATCATTTAATGCGAGGGTCAGTATAGATGGTACGAGATCTGGGTATCCCTTCAAAAGACATGAAGAGGTTATGATATTTGATATCTAACATGATTAACTAAGGGATAAACAGAAAATCAGGTCAGAACATATTCTGCATGGTGATTTGTTATGATTGCCCAGCTGAGGCAGACTATTAATACATTTTACCTTGACAGCTGCAGAAAGAGTATCTTTGATATTTGCTGCAAAACGAGATTGAAAGGACTGATTATTGAAAACAATTGCAATATAAATTGAAAACAAAAGAGCTTACACTGAAATTCTGAGCGTTGTCTACGTTGAATCAAATCGGCGGCATTGGCCATTCTTGTGAATGACCCTGACCTGCCTATCATTTCCTAAGAAGGTAATCACAACTGGCAGAAATTAACATGACATCATTAATCATTCAAATTCATCAGAAAAGGCAGATAACTGAGATGAAGAATTGCAGTCATATGATCACATATTTGCATAATTCAGCAATGTTACATGGACATGCTAGCTAATAAGCTTGTAAAAGGTACTAACTCTTTTTAATACTTGGAGCGCTTTATGAGACTCTTGATATATGTGAGCTAGATCATTTGGAGCTTTGCATATGTTCAGTGGCAAAAGTTTAGCTTCACATCCAACAGTCTTCATTGTGATGCTATAATACACATTTAATCACATATATGTGCATACACAAAGTATATTATGTCTCTGTATCCATGCTTGCATGTGTATAtggattatttttaaataaatatctcTTAATCAGGATTTTTAGACTGAACCCGCAAACCATTTAAACACAGCTGCAAGGCAGATGCCATGTTTTCTAACACATTACTATATTAGCTCAATTACACCTTTCCTTTTTGCCTTTCTTTCTGAAGAAGTGCTGATAACCAAGATTTTACCTTCCTGTGGGGGGGGGGGTTATCCTGGCCGTCCTGTCCTATTCCTATCAAAAAACAAGGCTAGGATAGATTTAGGACTCcatggagagagaagaagaaagagaaaagaaggaagtaaagataaagaaaagaaaaaatgaaaggaaagaagaagaaaaggaaataaaaatgaaagaaaaaaaggaaggtaggagaaaagaaagaaaagaagggaagaaagTGATAAAGCAAGAAATATGAAACagaatcacaaaaaaaatattgaaagtgATCAtagaagaaatatggaatagaatCACATAAGAAATATGGAAGTGATCACAGAAGAAATATGGAAATAGATCATCAGAGCAGACATACGGAAGGTCAATACCAAAATATGGAAATGGATCGTTGTCGTACTCTTAAGGAAAAGGATCATGACAGTATCGGTAGAGAACATGGCAACCAGATCATAGTCAATCAATTATGGAAATGATCATCACAGCAAATATATGGAAggtcaatgccaaaatatggaaATGGAACATTACAGTACTCTTAAGGAAAAGGatcataatataatatcaatAGAGAACATGGCAACCAGATCATAATCAATCAATTACACTGATTGATAGAGATCAATCACTGATTATATTGATTTGTATattccttatttatgtgaatcTCTGTACCATATATATAGGTTATGtcttattgaaaaaaattaattttcaagtCATTCTTCATGATTAGGTAGACTTCTGCTgagtaatcttttttttttttttttctttgcaatgGCAGAACAAGCAATAACATCAAGCCATCTGCCACAAATCCTAGGAAATCAAATTATCTTGAAGAGAGAGATTTCTTGGCCTCCACCAAGGGAAAAGGGAGACCCCAATTAAAAAAACCCAGATGGCAAAGAAGCAAGGAACCCAACCCTTGGATGAGTTATCAGGAAATTCAAAAATGCAAGTGATGGTCTTGCTGCAATACAAAAGCCTGTAGATGATGTGGGCAAAGTTTTCCAATTATGTCGAGTTCTAGCATCTCGCTATAAACCATATAACTTGGCAGTTTGTCAAAACCACCATATCCTTACTTTAGTCGATATGTTACTGGTTTGCAGGAATTTGAGCAGAAAGAAGATGATGAGGAGAAAACAAAGTTACCAAATTATGCTCATGCTTTTATAGCACAAAAAGGAAGAGATGGTCGAGGTAGAAGCTACAGAGGAAGTCCTTTTGATTCAAGAGGCAAAGGTTTTATTTAAGCTGGAAGTTTTAATCAACAAACTGATGGTAACAATAGGAATGTGATTACTAATACAAATCCAAGATTGTAGCAgaaaaattttcaagaaaaaattagcAATCTGCACATGTAATCGAGGTGATAATCTATGCCAAATTTGTGGAATTAATGGTCATACTGCTTTGAAATGTTCGTACAGGTTTGATCATGCATATCAGAGTGAGGATTTGCCTCAAGCCTTTGCTGCAATAACTTTGTCTGAAGACAAAAATCGAAACTTCTATGCAGATATTGCTGCAACATCTCACATGACATCTGATCCAGATATACTTCATTCAATTTATCCTTATCATGGTAATATGAGAGTTTACACTGGTGATGGTACCGCTTTTCCTATTATGCATATTGGATTAATATCTATTGGATCTGTTGAGTTAAATAATGCATTGGTGGTACCTGAGTTAAAGAAAAACTTATTGTCTGTTAGTCAATATACTAAAGAAACATCTTGTATTTTTGAATTCTCACCTTTTGGTTTTCTGATAAAGGGTCCAGTAACTCAAAGGGTTCTAGCTAAAGGAACAATGAAGGGGAAGCTTTATGCCTTCATATAATGGAGTAGAGCAAGCATTTGTAATGCTTACGGTGTTTAGAACACCCTCACTCTCGTGTTTTGGAAAACTTAGCTTCAAAGGAAGTTATTCGAGTTTGCTTCTGGACTCGACCTCTTCAATTATGTGCTAGTTGTCAAATGGGAAAAAGTTGTAAACTTCTTTTTGACAAGAATAATGAAAGATCTatctctctttttcaaaaaatacatTGTGACTTATGGGCTCCTTCTCCTATTCAATCTGTCCAAAATTTTGAGTACTATGCTATTTTTGTTGATGATTTCAGTAGATTCACTTGGTTTTATCTACTCAAAAGGAAGTCTGACTTCTTTAGTTGTTTCCAAAAATTTCAAAGGACGATCAAAAATCAATTTAAGAAAACCATCAAAGTTTTCCAATGTGATGGAGGAAAGTTCTCTAAAACTGAGTTTCTTGAACATTCAGCTAAATGTGGGATCAAACAACAAATTTTATACCCAGGCAACCTGAACAAAATGgcattgcagaaagaaaacatCGCCATATTGTGGAGACTGGACTCACTATGCTCATTCATGCGAATATGCCATTAAGATTCTGAGTTGAAAGCTTCTTTACAGCAATATTTCTAATCAACAGACTACCTACATCAGTtcttgaatctgattcaccttTCAAGTGGTTGTTTGGAAAGAATCCAGATTACTCTTTTCTAAAAGTGTTTGGCTGCAGGTGTTTCCCATATTTATGGATTATACATCCAACGAACTTCAGCCTAGATCTTTtcccttgtatttgttggctatagCCCCCTTCACAAGGGGTATTGTTGTCTCCATCCTTCTACACAAAAGGTGTATATATCTTGACATGTGATATTTGATGAGAATTTTCTTCCCTACACTAAGCTTATTGACTTGTGTAAAAGTGCTAACATGCAGGAGGAGCTTTGCATGTATTCAGATGAATGGATTCGACCGCCACTACAATTACAACCAGTCTCTCTATCTGGCACTTCAATTTCAATTACAAGTTCTTTTGCATTGATAAACAAGAAATATGGAACAGAATCATAGAAGAAATATGGAAAGTGATCAAAAAGAAATGTGGAACAGAATCACAGAAGAAATATGAAAGTGATCACGGAAGAAATATGAAAATAGATCATCATAGCAGACATATGGAAGGTCAATACGAAAATATGGAAATGGATCATTGTAGCACTCTTAAAGAAAAGGATCATAATAGTATCGGTAGAGAACATGGCAACCAGATTATAATCAATCAATTACATTGATTGATAGAGAATCAATGATTGATTATATTGATTTGTATATTCCTTGTTTATGTGAATCTCTGTACCTATATATATGTAGGTTGTCTTAATGAGAAAAATTAATTCCTAATTTCCATAGAAAACTCAGTTTcttcagaaagaaaaaaaaaagaaaaaagaaagaaagaaagaaaagaagatggagagagagatggATAATATCTACTAAGATGCCAGACCGAACTGCCATCAGGATGGGATGGGATACTGGGCCGTCCCGTTCATGGAGAAACCGGAACACCTCCATCccatgagatttaaaaccttgctaaTAACTATATGAAACTTTGACCAAAATTCAAACTATAGGGTGATTATGGGGATTCATATGATTCTTGTCTTTTTCTGTGCGTGCATATGTGTTtatcccccaccccccccccccatccctaaaacaaaaaagaaaaaaattgctaGAAACCATCACGCACTATCTCATTCCATTAGGTCCTAATCAACAATCTGCTTCAATGCAAGGCTACTTTTGGAATTGCAAGATGAGATTCTATTGTATATAATGATGAAAATGGTGACAGATTTCATTATGCAAAGAAATGTATAAACATAAGCCCTTCAGATCACTACATCTTAAATGTAAATCTCCCCATTATAGCAAGGAGTAGAAGGGATGAAAAAACAAATGATTGTACAGGAGTGGACCAAGCTAAATTGCCCCTCGAGGATACATGTAAGAGATCCCCAAATAAGATGATCCACTTCTTTTTTAATTTACAAAATCTCTCCTATCctcttcatcttttcttcttttctctttcttttagaTTCTCATTATCTGTTCCTCTAGCCATGCAGAAGATTTCTCCTAAAGTATGATAATCTATTTTCTCCTTCAAAACTAAATTATGTGGCCTTTTATTCTCAAGTGCGACAATAATCTTTTGTTAATGTTTTACCATGATATTAGATGTTCTTTTTCTGAATCACCAAAGATCACGTATAAATTCTTCCTCTTTGGAGGAGTAAGAGATTATCCTTATGGTTTAGTTTTTTATAACACAACTGACAGAAATCATTGTCATACAGCACCCTTACCCAGGACAAAATAACTTGTTGACCCAATGTCATGATAAGCTATACAGTTGATCCTTTCTAAAGCACccattacggcgatctactactcaTTGATCCTTCCCAACTACTTTCATCACCCATTCATATGGATCTCCATCTTACTGTATGCTATGTGCCTAGAacatttctaattcaaaaattcaTGTTTCGATAACCTCATGATGTGAATTGCCAATTAAACAGTAAATCTGGAGAGCATAAGATAACTTGTGAAATTATCTAATTGGGACGTCATTTGTTCAGTAGTATTTTTATGCATTTTGTACATGAGCAAGCATGCAATGTACCATGTATAAATACACACTGTATTTAGCTTGTCATTTGGGTTGTTGATGTGGGAGCATCCTTTGGATCCAGAAAGTAGTCCACAAAAGTCCAATAATCTAAGcttcttttctaattttatttggtttaaCAATTATTTAGGTGTAATTTATGTATTTTGGTTCTTTCATTAATTGATGTGTTTTAGATAGAAAAGTATCTTGGAACTACTATTCATGTCAGTGTAGCATGAACAGTATACACTACAGTAACCAAAACCTTTAAACAGTCCTACTAGTGGTCAAATGGCGGGTAAATTAGTGAGACTTTTGAGGGATTTCTTTCAATATTTGTAATAGTCCTAGATGACTCCAACTAGGAACTTTCTAAGTTTTTGTTGAGTCTATTAAGAATCAAGAAAGGGTCTGTTGCAAGAGAATGTATGATGAAAAATG includes:
- the LOC105053549 gene encoding thylakoid lumenal 29 kDa protein, chloroplastic isoform X1 produces the protein MAGVSFLSTLPSLLPHSPQPSLLLAAPKHTNGGICCQHKVDDSGVPDGQNRSNRRDVLSCFGAVIGVEMIGRSGSFTRMANAADLIQPNIKDTLSAAVKGYPDLVPSILTLALNDAMTYDKATKSGGPNGSISLSPEISRPENSGLSAALNLLVEAKRDIDSYSKGGPISFADLIQFAAQAAVKKTFLDSAIRKCGGNEEKGRLLYTAYGSNGQWGLFDKQFGRNDAQDPDPEGRIPRWDKASVQEMKDKFSAIGFGPRQLAVMSAFLGPDQLATESLLASDPEVLPWVEKYQRSRETVSQTDYEVDLITTLTKLSSLGQQINYEAYTYPVKKIELSKLKL
- the LOC105053549 gene encoding thylakoid lumenal 29 kDa protein, chloroplastic isoform X3 encodes the protein MAGVSFLSTLPSLLPHSPQPSLLLAAPKHTNGGICCQHKVDDSGVPDGQNRSNRRDVLSCFGAVIGVEMIGRSGSFTRMANAADLIQRRQRSEFQSNIKDTLSAAVKGYPDLVPSILTLALNDAMTYDKATKSGGPNGSISLSPEISRPENSGLSAALNLLVEAKRDIDSYSKGGPISFADLIQFAAQAAVKKTFLDSAIRKCGGNEEKGRLLYTAYGSNGQWGLFDKQFGRNDAQDPDPEGRIPRWDKASVQEMKDKFSAIGFGPRQLAVMSAFLGPDQLATESLLASDPEVLPWVEKYQRSRETVSQTDYEVDLITTLTKLSSLGQQINYEAYTYPVKKIELSKLKL
- the LOC105053549 gene encoding thylakoid lumenal 29 kDa protein, chloroplastic isoform X2, translated to MIGRSGSFTRMANAADLIQRRQRSEFQSNIKDTLSAAVKGYPDLVPSILTLALNDAMTYDKATKSGGPNGSISLSPEISRPENSGLSAALNLLVEAKRDIDSYSKGGPISFADLIQFAAQAAVKKTFLDSAIRKCGGNEEKGRLLYTAYGSNGQWGLFDKQFGRNDAQDPDPEGRIPRWDKASVQEMKDKFSAIGFGPRQLAVMSAFLGPDQLATESLLASDPEVLPWVEKYQRSRETVSQTDYEVDLITTLTKLSSLGQQINYEAYTYPVKKIELSKLKL